One segment of Anopheles stephensi strain Indian chromosome 3, UCI_ANSTEP_V1.0, whole genome shotgun sequence DNA contains the following:
- the LOC118514148 gene encoding aurora kinase B-like has protein sequence MQSRNIDSFIMNGNDCDSSNSELLMKTIKMMQHPAYENPYEWSTDDFEIGCPLGRGKFGRVYLTRERETGFMVAMKVMFKSQLTKWNVEKQLLREIEIQSRLKHPHILRLYTWFHDDRRIYLALELAAQGELYKHLKAAPKGRFDERRSARYISQVADALNYCHANNVIHRDLKPENILLTDDDNIKLADFGWSAHTNSNMRKTMCGTLDYLPPEMVDGKTYDDSVDQWCLGILCYEFLVGNPPFESQTTQNTYDKIRRLDIVYPRHMTTGAINLISKLLRIPSSSRITLRDVMNHPWVLQMKQ, from the exons ATGCAATCCAGAAACATTGATAGCTTTATCATGAATGGTAACGATTGCGATTCGTCCAACTCGGAATTGCTGATGAAAACCATCAAAATGATGCAGCACCCGGCGTACGAGAATCCATACGAGTGGTCTACGGATGATTTCGAAATAGGATGCCCGCTTGGTCGCGGAAAGTTCGGTCGCGTCTATCTTACCCGCGAGCGTGAAACCGGCTTTATGGTGGCAATGAAGGTCATGTTCAAATCTCAGCTAACCAAATGGAACGTCGAGAAGCAGCTGTTGCGCGAGATCGAAATCCAATCGCGCCTCAAACATCCGCACATTCTGCGACTGTACACATGGTTCCATGACGATCGGCGCATCTACCTGGCACTTGAGCTGGCCGCCCAGGGAGAGCTGTACAAACACCTGAAGGCGGCACCGAAAGGCCGGTTCGACGAACGCCGTTCCGCACGCTACATATCGCAGGTGGCCGATGCGCTGAACTACTGTCACGCCAACAACGTGATCCACCGTGATCTGAAGCCGGAGAACATACTGCTCACCGATGACGACAACATAAAGCTGGCCGATTTTGGTTGGTCCGCACATACCAACTCGAACATGCGCAAAACGATGTGCGGTACGCTGGATTACCTGCCGCCCGAAATGGTGGACGGCAAGACGTACGACGATTCGGTCGACCAGTGGTGTTTGGGCATTCTGTGCTACGAATTTCTGGTGGGCAATCCACCGTTCGAATCGCAGACGACACAAAACACGTACGACAAGATCCGGCGGCTGGACATCGTGTACCCGCGGCACATGACCACCGGTGCGATTAATCTCATCTCGAAG CTGCTGCGCATACCGAGCAGTTCCCGGATCACGCTGCGAGACGTCATGAACCATCCGTGGGTTTTGCAGATGAAGCAGTAA